Proteins co-encoded in one Parcubacteria group bacterium genomic window:
- a CDS encoding nucleotide pyrophosphohydrolase, with protein sequence MSDFKPILDALLSFRKERNWEQFHNPKDLALSLVLEAAEVLEHFQWKSAAEIEEYIAAHKDDVAEELADVFNWVILLSHDLGIDVIAAAREKIAKNAQKYPVDKALGTHAKYTEL encoded by the coding sequence ATGTCCGATTTCAAGCCCATTTTAGATGCCCTGCTCTCGTTCCGCAAAGAGCGGAACTGGGAGCAATTCCACAACCCCAAGGACCTGGCGTTGTCCTTGGTGCTGGAAGCCGCAGAGGTGTTGGAGCACTTCCAGTGGAAGAGTGCCGCGGAGATAGAGGAGTACATTGCCGCGCACAAGGATGATGTCGCCGAGGAGCTCGCGGACGTGTTCAACTGGGTGATTTTATTAAGTCATGACTTGGGGATTGATGTGATCGCGGCGGCGCGCGAGAAGATTGCCAAGAACGCGCAAAAGTACCCGGTTGATAAGGCGCTGGGGACGCACGCGAAGTACACGGAGCTATAG
- the dnaE gene encoding DNA polymerase III subunit alpha yields MALTDHGVLYGAIEFYEKARKAGIKPIIGMEGYLAPNSRRDRRQGEKPYHQILYAKNLTGYKNLLKLSSRAHLEGFYYKPRFDKELLAEYAEGLIATSSCLQGEIPQMILAGKVDRALGLIKEYQSLFGVRNFYLEVQPHPEIPEQTSVNLTLLELAKEYAIPTIATNDSHYVKKADAEAQDILVCVQTGKTVQEENRLKMTNVDLSMKSVDEMAAEFPDNPEVIEETGRLAEQCNLELELDRFHFPRFDPPEGLSADEYLQQLTRAGLAEKYGTVLPEGHQKRAEYELGIIKQKGYATYFLIFADFTNWARSSGIIATVRGSAAGSLVSYVIGITTVDPMVFRLPFERFLNPFRPSAPDIDMDFADNRRSEVLDYVRQKYGEDKVAQICTFGTMMARGAVRDCGRALGYPYEFCDRVAKMIPFGRQGFAMTIERAIRESPEFGNIYQNNPQAKRLIDVAKRIEGCARHPSVHAAGVVISPTELTDFTPLQRETGGDNVITQYEMHAVEKAGLVKMDFLGIRNLSILGNAITLVKKTKQVDIKLEKIPFDDPKTFALLARGRTMGMFQLGGGGMTRYLVELKPSKITDIMAMVALFRPGPMESIPAFIERKHNPNLITHLDPRLEAILKDSYGIITYQDDVLYIAIEIAGYNWEEADKLRKAMGKKIPEEMAAQKDKFTKGCEAHGGLTREKSGALWKLIEPFAAYGFNKAHACSYGVVAYQTAYMKAHYPAEFMAALMSAESDDIEKVAEAVAECKAMAITVLPPDVNESFADFTVIDDKTIRFGLSAIKNIGSHIVDVIIAERKQNGAYADVSSFLSRVKDRDLNRKSLESFIKAGALSSLESRATLFANIDKLLDFARDSHEAAARSQESLFGGAETKGRGLALAEAQENQDQELAWEKELLGLYLSSHPLEKHRALLAKSPNPVATIQPESTTSATCFGYITGAKEIITKKGDPMAFVTLEDLTGSLELIVFPRLYQEHRLLWQADSLVAVTGKPENRQGKQQLIVDRVEALAESAATAGRRAEERVSVHISLNEPADRAQLDKIKKILYLKSGATPVILHVNGTAALKLPRGVDLNAHALLEELATLVGDSRISIR; encoded by the coding sequence TTGGCGCTCACGGACCACGGGGTGCTCTACGGGGCTATTGAGTTCTACGAGAAAGCGCGCAAGGCCGGCATCAAGCCCATCATCGGCATGGAGGGGTACCTGGCCCCCAACTCAAGGCGCGACCGCAGGCAGGGCGAAAAGCCGTACCACCAAATTCTCTACGCGAAAAATTTAACCGGCTACAAAAATTTGCTCAAGCTCTCAAGCCGGGCGCATTTGGAAGGCTTCTACTACAAGCCGCGGTTTGATAAGGAGCTGCTCGCCGAGTACGCGGAAGGGCTCATCGCCACCTCAAGCTGTCTGCAGGGAGAAATTCCACAGATGATCCTCGCGGGCAAGGTGGACCGGGCGCTTGGGCTCATCAAAGAGTACCAGTCCTTGTTCGGGGTGCGCAATTTCTATCTGGAAGTCCAGCCCCACCCCGAAATTCCGGAGCAGACGAGCGTCAACCTTACCCTGCTTGAGCTCGCGAAAGAGTACGCCATACCGACCATCGCGACCAATGACTCGCACTACGTCAAAAAGGCTGATGCCGAAGCCCAGGACATTCTGGTGTGCGTGCAGACCGGCAAAACCGTGCAAGAAGAAAACCGCCTCAAGATGACGAACGTGGACCTTTCCATGAAGAGCGTTGATGAGATGGCCGCGGAGTTTCCGGACAACCCGGAGGTGATTGAAGAGACGGGCCGGCTCGCGGAACAGTGCAACCTGGAGCTTGAGCTGGACCGCTTCCATTTCCCCAGGTTTGACCCGCCCGAGGGCCTGTCCGCGGATGAGTACCTCCAGCAACTCACGCGGGCGGGCCTCGCCGAAAAGTACGGGACAGTGCTTCCCGAGGGCCACCAGAAGCGCGCGGAGTATGAGCTCGGAATCATCAAACAAAAAGGCTATGCAACCTACTTTCTGATTTTCGCGGACTTCACCAACTGGGCGCGCTCAAGCGGGATTATCGCGACCGTGCGGGGATCAGCCGCAGGCTCCTTGGTTTCGTACGTGATCGGCATCACCACCGTGGACCCCATGGTGTTCCGACTGCCGTTTGAGCGGTTTTTAAATCCGTTCCGGCCATCAGCGCCGGACATTGACATGGACTTCGCGGACAACCGCCGGAGCGAAGTGCTTGATTATGTCCGGCAAAAATACGGGGAAGACAAGGTGGCGCAGATCTGCACCTTCGGCACCATGATGGCGCGGGGCGCGGTGCGGGACTGCGGCCGCGCCCTTGGGTACCCCTACGAGTTCTGCGACCGCGTTGCCAAAATGATCCCCTTCGGCCGCCAGGGGTTTGCCATGACCATTGAGCGCGCCATCCGCGAATCCCCGGAGTTCGGCAACATATACCAGAACAACCCCCAGGCAAAGCGCCTGATTGACGTGGCAAAGCGCATTGAGGGGTGCGCGCGACACCCGTCCGTGCACGCGGCAGGCGTGGTCATCTCCCCAACGGAACTCACTGACTTCACGCCCCTGCAAAGGGAAACCGGCGGGGACAACGTCATCACCCAGTACGAAATGCACGCCGTGGAAAAAGCGGGTTTGGTGAAGATGGATTTCCTTGGCATCCGCAATCTCTCCATTTTGGGCAACGCCATCACACTCGTAAAAAAGACAAAACAGGTTGATATTAAGCTGGAAAAAATCCCGTTTGACGACCCCAAGACCTTTGCGCTCTTGGCACGCGGCCGCACCATGGGCATGTTCCAGCTCGGCGGGGGCGGCATGACGCGCTACCTGGTTGAGTTGAAGCCGAGCAAGATCACGGACATCATGGCCATGGTCGCGCTGTTCCGGCCCGGGCCCATGGAGTCCATCCCCGCGTTCATTGAGCGCAAGCACAACCCCAATTTGATTACGCACCTGGATCCGCGGCTTGAGGCCATCTTGAAAGATTCCTACGGCATCATCACCTACCAGGACGATGTGCTGTACATTGCCATTGAAATCGCGGGCTACAACTGGGAGGAGGCGGACAAGCTCCGCAAGGCCATGGGCAAAAAAATCCCCGAGGAAATGGCCGCGCAAAAAGACAAGTTCACCAAGGGCTGCGAGGCGCACGGGGGCCTCACCAGGGAGAAGAGCGGCGCGCTCTGGAAGCTCATTGAGCCGTTCGCGGCCTACGGGTTCAACAAGGCGCACGCCTGCTCCTATGGCGTGGTCGCGTACCAGACCGCGTATATGAAAGCCCACTACCCGGCCGAGTTCATGGCGGCCCTCATGAGCGCCGAGTCCGATGACATTGAGAAAGTCGCGGAAGCGGTCGCGGAGTGCAAGGCCATGGCCATCACCGTGCTCCCCCCGGACGTGAATGAAAGCTTTGCGGACTTTACGGTGATTGACGACAAGACCATCCGCTTCGGGCTCTCGGCCATCAAGAACATCGGCAGCCATATTGTTGACGTGATCATTGCCGAGCGCAAGCAGAACGGCGCGTACGCGGATGTTTCCAGTTTTTTAAGCCGCGTAAAAGACCGGGACTTAAACCGCAAGTCCCTGGAGAGCTTCATTAAAGCCGGCGCCCTCTCAAGCCTGGAAAGCCGGGCCACGCTCTTTGCGAACATTGACAAGCTCCTGGATTTTGCGCGGGACAGCCACGAGGCAGCGGCCCGCAGCCAGGAGAGCTTGTTCGGCGGCGCGGAAACAAAAGGGCGCGGCCTCGCGCTCGCGGAGGCCCAAGAGAACCAGGACCAGGAGCTTGCCTGGGAAAAAGAGCTCCTGGGCTTGTACCTCTCAAGCCACCCCCTGGAAAAGCACCGCGCCCTCCTCGCCAAGAGCCCGAACCCTGTTGCAACCATCCAGCCCGAATCTACAACAAGCGCCACGTGCTTCGGGTACATCACGGGCGCCAAAGAAATCATCACCAAAAAGGGAGACCCCATGGCCTTTGTCACGCTGGAGGATTTGACGGGCAGCCTTGAGCTCATCGTGTTCCCGCGGCTGTACCAGGAGCACCGCTTGCTCTGGCAGGCGGATTCCCTGGTCGCGGTCACCGGAAAACCGGAAAACCGCCAGGGCAAACAGCAACTCATTGTGGACCGCGTGGAAGCCTTGGCAGAATCCGCGGCAACCGCAGGCCGGCGCGCCGAAGAGCGCGTCAGCGTGCACATCAGCCTCAATGAGCCCGCGGACCGCGCCCAGCTTGATAAAATCAAAAAAATATTGTACCTTAAGAGTGGCGCCACGCCGGTCATTCTCCATGTCAACGGAACTGCCGCGCTCAAGCTCCCCCGCGGGGTGGACCTGAACGCGCACGCGCTCTTGGAGGAGCTCGCGACGCTCGTCGGAGACAGCCGCATCAGCATTAGGTAA
- a CDS encoding type II toxin-antitoxin system PemK/MazF family toxin, translated as MLDFIKSIQEWCALKIALWGRQSQVVFKQGDIWWCSLGMNLGEEIFGKGLKFTRPVLVFRKFTSNSFLGLPLTTQEKQGSWYVEITMHGKKNWAMLNQARVLDKKRLTNRIGTLDDNDFNKTRARFLEFYGS; from the coding sequence ATGCTTGATTTTATAAAATCCATTCAAGAGTGGTGCGCTCTAAAAATTGCTTTGTGGGGCAGACAAAGCCAAGTGGTTTTCAAGCAGGGCGATATTTGGTGGTGCAGTTTGGGCATGAACCTCGGGGAGGAAATTTTTGGTAAGGGCCTAAAATTCACGAGGCCGGTTTTGGTGTTTAGAAAATTCACGAGTAATTCTTTTTTGGGCTTGCCTTTGACCACTCAAGAAAAACAAGGTAGTTGGTATGTAGAAATTACTATGCACGGCAAAAAGAATTGGGCTATGCTAAATCAAGCGCGGGTGCTCGATAAAAAACGCCTAACCAACAGGATTGGCACGCTTGATGATAATGATTTTAATAAAACAAGAGCCAGATTCC
- a CDS encoding 50S ribosomal protein L25 yields MARAIALKQRTPKNTTTARALRNNLQIPGVLYGDHIASRHFSIPVGEVAKLRKAGGATGLVDVHLEGEDRAVKAIVQDIQADPVSGKFLNVDLYQVRMDRKVHTEAHLAFVGESVAVKDFGGILVKQHAELPIECLPGDLVSHLEVPIDSLKTFEDVIRVKDLALPAGVATSLPPDEIIAAIAEPRSEEDLKAELSSEIKEGEPEVLTEKKKEEAAAAGADSAGDAAAPGKAAPKKE; encoded by the coding sequence ATGGCGAGAGCCATCGCACTTAAACAGCGCACCCCCAAAAACACCACTACCGCGCGCGCGTTGCGCAATAATTTGCAAATTCCCGGTGTTTTGTACGGCGACCACATAGCGAGCCGCCATTTTAGCATACCCGTTGGCGAGGTTGCCAAATTGCGCAAGGCCGGCGGCGCCACCGGGCTCGTTGACGTGCACCTTGAGGGCGAGGACAGAGCAGTCAAGGCCATTGTGCAGGACATCCAGGCTGACCCGGTATCCGGCAAGTTTTTGAACGTTGATTTGTACCAGGTGCGCATGGACCGCAAGGTGCACACCGAGGCGCACTTGGCGTTTGTGGGCGAATCCGTTGCCGTTAAAGATTTTGGCGGCATCCTGGTCAAACAGCATGCCGAGCTTCCCATTGAGTGTTTGCCCGGCGATTTAGTGAGCCACCTTGAAGTTCCCATTGATTCGCTCAAGACGTTTGAAGACGTTATCCGCGTCAAGGATTTGGCCTTGCCCGCGGGCGTGGCGACAAGCCTGCCCCCGGATGAAATCATTGCCGCTATCGCCGAGCCCCGCAGTGAAGAAGACCTGAAAGCCGAGCTCTCCTCCGAAATCAAAGAGGGAGAACCCGAGGTGCTCACCGAGAAGAAGAAAGAAGAAGCAGCTGCCGCGGGCGCCGATTCGGCGGGTGATGCTGCGGCGCCCGGCAAAGCCGCGCCCAAAAAAGAGTAA
- the prfA gene encoding peptide chain release factor 1 gives MIDQISQLKARFKELEQKLQSAGVASDPRALKSLSQEYAGLKEKVGLGERYERVMQSLEEATAAKKESQDPDMIKLADEEIAHLAKERDELESALQAALLPQDPNDSKNIICEIRAAAGGDESALFAAELFRMYGRFAEGEGWKTSVISESRIGIGGFKEVIFEIKGSGAYSKLKYESGVHRVQRVPETEKSGRVHTSTATVAVLPEADEIDIEIDPAEIKMEVTTARGHGGQSVNTTYSAVRLLHIPTGITVSCQDERSQTQNREKGMMILRSRVAAHYEAERAAAERSARTLQIGSGDRSEKVRTYNFPQDRITDHRIKQSWHGIAAILDGKLDGIVEALQSEDAKKKLAQ, from the coding sequence ATGATTGATCAAATCAGCCAACTCAAAGCGCGCTTTAAAGAGCTGGAGCAAAAACTCCAGTCTGCTGGCGTGGCTTCTGATCCGCGGGCATTGAAATCCCTGTCACAGGAGTATGCAGGCCTCAAGGAAAAAGTGGGGCTCGGCGAACGGTACGAGCGCGTGATGCAATCCCTGGAAGAAGCAACAGCCGCAAAAAAAGAATCGCAAGACCCGGACATGATTAAGCTCGCGGACGAAGAAATCGCGCACTTAGCCAAAGAGCGCGATGAATTAGAGAGCGCGCTCCAGGCCGCGCTCCTGCCGCAGGACCCGAACGATTCCAAGAATATCATCTGCGAAATCCGGGCAGCCGCAGGCGGCGACGAGTCTGCGCTGTTTGCCGCAGAGCTCTTCCGCATGTACGGCCGCTTTGCCGAGGGAGAGGGCTGGAAGACGAGCGTCATCTCGGAGAGCAGGATCGGCATCGGCGGATTTAAGGAAGTGATTTTTGAAATCAAGGGCAGTGGCGCGTACTCAAAACTGAAGTACGAGTCCGGCGTGCACCGCGTGCAAAGAGTGCCGGAAACGGAAAAGAGCGGCCGGGTCCACACTTCCACGGCCACGGTGGCGGTCTTGCCGGAAGCGGACGAGATTGACATTGAAATTGATCCGGCGGAAATAAAAATGGAGGTGACCACGGCCCGCGGCCACGGCGGCCAGTCGGTTAACACCACGTATTCGGCGGTGCGGCTTTTGCATATTCCCACCGGCATTACGGTTTCCTGCCAGGATGAACGCTCGCAAACCCAGAACCGCGAAAAAGGCATGATGATTCTGCGCTCGCGCGTGGCGGCGCACTATGAGGCCGAGCGCGCGGCCGCCGAGCGGAGCGCGCGGACGCTGCAGATCGGTTCGGGCGACCGCAGTGAAAAGGTGCGCACCTACAACTTTCCGCAGGACCGCATCACAGACCACCGCATCAAGCAGAGCTGGCACGGCATTGCCGCGATTCTGGACGGCAAGCTGGACGGCATCGTGGAAGCCCTGCAGAGCGAGGACGCCAAAAAGAAGCTGGCGCAATGA
- a CDS encoding sodium:solute symporter family protein produces the protein MVTLVDSSLIAGYLVVVLVIGYVSGRKQTSGDFMIAERKLGLFAFVSTVVASSIGGTILVVYSAYIYEFGVSALAGFAGFGAGMVAFMITAKELRKKAHEMNFHTMADFFIHKIGRGAGLLVGAVISVMIISAILKQFIAGTVILSAVSGWGYELSLLISAAVVLVYLVLGGFASVVKTDIFQYLILILFMAVIATGAVTESHLSFADITAAEGSPTLALSFFVYGFLSIWFLNEIWQRMYAAASDAVVRRGLLISGAFMLAIGVGITLIALSVRATTPGLDPSQTIVYGMTSLVPPQLLAFGIVLLFAAIMSTMDTFIFMLATNIVKDGAVNLRGKRLSERDLVRWTRASIIIIIFAATGLAYVFRDIIDVALITVGLGMSVVPSIAASLRAKPAQASVVASIAAGLAATAGFVLAGVVTPESMVAVVLVSAAALGATELWVRQKVVT, from the coding sequence ATGGTGACGCTCGTTGATTCTTCCCTCATCGCGGGCTACCTTGTGGTGGTGCTTGTGATAGGGTACGTAAGCGGCCGCAAGCAGACGAGCGGCGATTTTATGATTGCCGAGCGCAAGCTCGGGCTGTTCGCGTTCGTGTCCACGGTGGTTGCCTCATCAATCGGCGGCACCATTCTGGTGGTGTACTCCGCATACATCTACGAGTTCGGGGTGTCCGCGCTCGCGGGGTTTGCGGGGTTTGGCGCGGGCATGGTCGCGTTCATGATAACCGCAAAAGAGCTGCGGAAAAAAGCGCACGAGATGAACTTCCACACCATGGCTGATTTTTTCATCCACAAAATCGGGCGAGGCGCGGGCTTATTGGTGGGCGCGGTCATCAGTGTGATGATCATAAGCGCCATCCTCAAGCAGTTCATCGCGGGCACGGTCATCCTCTCGGCCGTAAGCGGCTGGGGCTACGAGCTCTCGCTCCTCATAAGCGCCGCGGTGGTGCTCGTGTATTTGGTGCTCGGCGGGTTTGCGAGCGTGGTGAAGACCGACATCTTCCAGTATCTCATCCTCATCCTGTTCATGGCCGTGATCGCAACCGGCGCGGTGACTGAATCCCATCTCTCGTTTGCGGACATCACGGCCGCCGAGGGCAGCCCCACACTCGCGCTCTCGTTTTTTGTGTACGGGTTCTTGAGCATCTGGTTTTTGAACGAAATCTGGCAGCGCATGTACGCGGCAGCAAGCGATGCCGTGGTGCGGCGCGGGCTTCTGATATCCGGCGCATTCATGCTCGCGATCGGCGTGGGCATTACGCTCATTGCGCTCTCGGTGCGCGCCACGACCCCGGGGCTTGACCCGAGCCAGACCATTGTGTACGGCATGACGAGCCTCGTGCCGCCCCAGCTCCTCGCGTTCGGCATTGTCCTGTTGTTCGCGGCCATCATGTCCACCATGGACACGTTCATTTTTATGCTCGCCACCAACATCGTCAAGGACGGGGCCGTCAACTTGCGGGGCAAGCGCCTCTCGGAGCGCGACCTGGTGCGCTGGACCCGCGCGAGCATCATCATAATCATCTTCGCGGCAACAGGCCTTGCCTACGTGTTCCGCGACATCATTGACGTGGCCCTCATCACTGTGGGGCTTGGCATGTCCGTGGTGCCCTCCATTGCTGCCTCTTTGCGCGCAAAGCCGGCCCAGGCCTCCGTGGTTGCGAGCATTGCCGCGGGACTCGCCGCCACCGCAGGGTTTGTGCTGGCGGGCGTGGTGACGCCCGAGTCTATGGTGGCAGTTGTGCTTGTGTCCGCGGCGGCGCTCGGCGCAACCGAGCTTTGGGTGCGGCAAAAAGTTGTGACATAG
- a CDS encoding DUF3048 domain-containing protein, with protein MEKQKDPFVRVGNKKHPLASTGVFLLAIGLIWLVSFKLIGGTKGSGGGLFDFAGGRGTAAPQGAPFGADDDYPVMVMFDNHPDAIPYLSGISDAAVVYEVLAEGGSTRFAGLFAGPPENNPKIGPVRSARPYVVEIAAGWSAFFWHGGGSPEALALIKESDVIDLNEISGLGIRYFWRDEEIPRPHNLFTSGDLIALGIADFELLGRLPQEKLLWQWSDDPPEPKRGERVDATRVYIDFSESTEFDASYEYDPGFERYSRFLNGAAHRDSATGSQIAAANVIIQRVPEEGYYPSGEGRISIDMEGKGDMLLFQRGYIIKGSWRKDTADSQTEWLDAEGEPIVLATGQTWVEVVPGERAVTYE; from the coding sequence ATGGAAAAACAAAAAGACCCTTTTGTTCGCGTTGGCAATAAAAAGCACCCCCTGGCAAGCACTGGTGTTTTTTTGTTGGCTATCGGGCTCATTTGGCTGGTTAGCTTCAAGCTCATTGGCGGCACCAAGGGGAGCGGGGGCGGCTTGTTTGATTTTGCGGGCGGCCGCGGCACAGCGGCTCCGCAGGGTGCGCCTTTCGGCGCGGACGATGACTACCCGGTGATGGTGATGTTTGACAACCACCCGGACGCGATTCCCTACCTTTCGGGAATCTCGGACGCAGCAGTGGTGTATGAGGTGCTCGCCGAGGGCGGGTCAACGCGCTTTGCGGGATTGTTTGCGGGTCCGCCCGAAAACAATCCCAAGATCGGGCCGGTGAGGAGCGCGCGGCCGTACGTGGTTGAAATTGCGGCTGGGTGGAGCGCGTTTTTCTGGCACGGCGGCGGGAGCCCGGAAGCGCTTGCGCTCATTAAGGAGTCAGACGTCATAGACCTGAACGAGATTTCGGGCCTGGGCATTAGGTACTTCTGGCGGGATGAGGAAATCCCGCGGCCGCACAATTTGTTTACGTCCGGAGATTTGATTGCCCTGGGCATTGCGGATTTTGAGCTCCTGGGAAGGCTGCCGCAGGAAAAATTGTTATGGCAGTGGAGTGATGATCCACCCGAGCCCAAGCGCGGTGAGCGCGTGGATGCGACCCGCGTATACATTGATTTTTCCGAGAGCACGGAGTTTGATGCCTCGTACGAGTATGACCCGGGCTTTGAGCGGTACAGCCGCTTCCTGAATGGCGCGGCGCACCGCGACAGCGCGACTGGTTCACAGATTGCCGCGGCGAACGTCATTATCCAGCGCGTACCCGAGGAAGGGTACTACCCGAGCGGGGAGGGCCGCATTTCCATTGACATGGAAGGAAAAGGGGATATGCTCCTGTTCCAGCGCGGGTATATTATCAAAGGTTCGTGGCGCAAAGACACGGCCGATAGCCAGACCGAGTGGCTTGATGCGGAGGGCGAGCCCATTGTGCTCGCAACGGGCCAGACCTGGGTTGAGGTGGTGCCGGGCGAGCGAGCAGTGACCTACGAGTAG
- the prmC gene encoding peptide chain release factor N(5)-glutamine methyltransferase — protein sequence MMIREALLGARQKLMHLEAPGLDSEVLLAHVLAKPREHALLHPEEVLDDEQAGEFGALIARRANHEPVAYLVRRKEFYGRNFYVDQRVHIPRPATEDLVDAVKRELPPDFGGTIADIGTGSGCIAVTLALEFPAARVFVTDMNEDALAVARQNAEHHARIEATPPLGASLPLMERITFLHGSLGEPLTTPVDVLVANLPYGWQDGWTRDAEVLFQPDTSYLSGNDGLRDISKLIQQLPRLLTKNGRAYLEFDPRQTAAIKKLAGRAGYAATITRDMAGFERIVRLAAS from the coding sequence ATGATGATCCGGGAAGCGCTCTTGGGCGCGCGCCAAAAATTGATGCACCTGGAAGCCCCGGGACTGGACAGCGAGGTGCTCTTGGCGCACGTGCTTGCAAAACCGCGCGAGCACGCGCTTTTGCATCCCGAAGAAGTTTTGGATGATGAACAAGCGGGTGAATTTGGCGCGCTCATCGCGCGCCGTGCCAACCATGAGCCCGTCGCCTACTTGGTGCGCCGCAAGGAATTCTATGGCCGCAATTTTTACGTGGACCAGCGCGTGCACATCCCCCGTCCCGCAACCGAGGATTTGGTTGATGCGGTGAAGCGCGAACTGCCGCCGGACTTTGGCGGCACTATTGCGGACATTGGGACTGGCTCGGGCTGCATTGCCGTGACATTGGCGCTTGAATTTCCGGCCGCGCGCGTTTTTGTAACTGACATGAACGAAGATGCGCTTGCGGTGGCGCGGCAGAACGCAGAGCACCACGCCCGCATTGAAGCGACCCCGCCGCTTGGGGCGTCCCTGCCGCTTATGGAACGCATCACTTTTTTGCACGGCTCATTGGGCGAGCCATTAACAACGCCGGTTGACGTGCTCGTTGCAAACCTGCCTTATGGCTGGCAAGATGGGTGGACTCGTGATGCGGAAGTGCTTTTCCAGCCTGACACATCATACCTGTCAGGCAATGACGGGCTCCGCGATATCAGCAAACTCATCCAACAACTCCCGCGCCTGTTGACGAAAAACGGCCGCGCGTACCTTGAGTTTGACCCGCGCCAAACCGCGGCAATCAAAAAACTCGCAGGCCGCGCCGGGTACGCGGCTACCATCACCAGGGATATGGCAGGATTTGAGCGCATAGTGAGGCTCGCCGCATCTTGA
- the rpmE gene encoding 50S ribosomal protein L31 — protein MKKDVHPTYYSDAKVACACGASFSVGATQKDIHTEICSNCHPFYTGKQNLIDTAGRVERFHAMVKKTEGIKTRGRKKKGDEKAAAAPLDNRKKLEQIKAHLDAK, from the coding sequence ATGAAAAAGGACGTGCACCCAACCTACTACTCGGACGCGAAAGTTGCCTGCGCATGCGGCGCGAGCTTTAGCGTGGGCGCGACCCAGAAAGACATCCACACGGAAATCTGCTCCAACTGCCACCCATTTTATACCGGCAAGCAGAATTTGATTGATACGGCAGGCCGGGTGGAGCGCTTCCATGCCATGGTCAAAAAAACCGAGGGCATCAAAACCCGCGGCAGAAAGAAAAAGGGTGATGAGAAAGCCGCGGCAGCTCCGCTTGACAACCGGAAAAAACTGGAACAGATCAAAGCACATCTGGACGCAAAGTAA
- the rodA gene encoding rod shape-determining protein RodA, producing MRLSVREALHRIDGRLVAAAFGLSAFGLVLIYSLSWPEDTRFLKQLAFLAAGSVLLIAFQFLDAHFWRNASVALYLAAVAILAGLLLFGEETRGVRGWITAGSIGFQPAEFAKLAVILFLAATLERLRFDLARFSDAAAVLVVAGLPTLLVALQPDLGSAFILFAVSAGMVLYTGLDRKKLAVLALAGAIALGIAWFLVLAPYQKARISTFFSPQSDPLGAGYNVAQSMVAIGSGGWFGRGLGLGTQSQLDFLPEQETDFIFASTAEEFGFFGASLLMLLYVFLLGRLFRIMVSERSAYASFVALGVLLLFFSQAAINIAMNMGLFPVTGVTLPLVSYGGSSLVVSFASLGAALSARSQRSS from the coding sequence ATGCGCCTTTCGGTCCGCGAAGCACTTCATCGCATTGACGGGCGGCTCGTTGCCGCCGCATTCGGGCTCTCGGCATTCGGGCTCGTTTTAATCTACAGCCTTAGCTGGCCCGAAGACACGCGGTTTTTGAAGCAGCTCGCTTTTCTCGCCGCGGGCAGCGTGCTCCTCATCGCGTTCCAATTTTTGGACGCGCATTTTTGGCGGAACGCCTCTGTGGCGCTGTACCTCGCCGCGGTAGCCATTCTTGCGGGCCTGCTCCTCTTCGGCGAGGAGACGCGCGGCGTGCGCGGGTGGATTACGGCGGGCTCAATCGGGTTCCAGCCCGCGGAATTCGCAAAGCTTGCGGTGATTTTGTTTTTGGCGGCCACGCTTGAGCGCTTGCGCTTTGACCTGGCGCGGTTCTCGGACGCGGCGGCCGTGCTTGTGGTCGCGGGGCTCCCCACGCTCCTCGTTGCCTTGCAGCCGGACCTGGGCAGCGCATTCATCCTGTTCGCGGTGAGCGCGGGCATGGTGCTGTACACCGGGCTGGACCGGAAGAAGCTTGCCGTCCTTGCCCTGGCCGGCGCTATAGCTCTCGGCATTGCGTGGTTTCTCGTGCTCGCTCCCTACCAAAAGGCGCGCATCAGCACGTTCTTTTCTCCGCAGTCAGACCCCTTGGGAGCCGGGTACAACGTGGCGCAGTCTATGGTTGCCATCGGGTCCGGCGGATGGTTCGGCCGTGGCTTGGGGCTCGGCACCCAGAGCCAGCTGGACTTTTTGCCGGAGCAGGAGACTGATTTCATTTTCGCTTCAACAGCCGAGGAGTTCGGGTTCTTCGGCGCGTCCCTCCTCATGCTCTTGTACGTGTTTTTGCTCGGCCGGCTTTTCCGCATCATGGTGTCCGAGCGAAGCGCGTACGCAAGCTTTGTGGCGCTCGGCGTGCTGCTTTTGTTTTTTTCCCAGGCAGCCATCAACATCGCTATGAACATGGGCCTGTTCCCGGTGACCGGGGTCACGCTCCCTCTGGTGAGCTACGGGGGCAGCTCGCTGGTGGTGAGTTTTGCCTCGCTCGGGGCAGCGCTCTCGGCCCGGTCCCAAAGGTCCTCTTGA